A window from Mycolicibacterium tokaiense encodes these proteins:
- a CDS encoding beta family protein, whose product MESFGSDHYIPVMFTKAGERDALGVIDEHQKDAFTPLWVVHPIDWDFDLNQPKKTIDDHLAKIPDNLVKVWEQPAFVDTLHVEDETMADGRHPLEWMVTAATERGLQLVPVIAPDRSVEARGAARNLLVSGTSTDVCLRLGIEHWGAFEQIDDLLTDLGAARADTHLVLDLRGDAGPSSRIALSSTLQTLQSPTEWKTLTIAATAMPQTPPAGHGIHEIPRQEWLNYRAIVAGGSFGERQPTFGDYAIAYPDPFDDVDPRFMQISAKFKYTCDDKWLLGRGGLFKGTGGRGGGGDSIRPVASAISAHPDFAMPHCTGEDWLLAAAGTGPTGNPQTWVKVGTAHHLLRVLVQIGSM is encoded by the coding sequence ATGGAGTCGTTCGGTTCCGATCACTACATTCCAGTGATGTTCACGAAGGCCGGGGAACGCGACGCGCTCGGCGTCATAGACGAGCACCAGAAGGACGCGTTCACGCCGCTATGGGTCGTGCACCCCATCGACTGGGACTTCGACCTCAATCAGCCAAAGAAGACCATCGACGACCACCTCGCCAAAATCCCCGACAACCTCGTGAAAGTCTGGGAGCAGCCAGCTTTCGTCGACACTTTGCACGTCGAAGACGAGACGATGGCCGATGGGCGCCACCCCCTTGAGTGGATGGTCACCGCAGCGACAGAGCGTGGTCTCCAGCTCGTCCCGGTCATAGCCCCCGATCGTTCCGTCGAAGCCCGGGGTGCCGCACGTAATCTGCTCGTGTCTGGCACCTCTACTGACGTGTGTCTCCGCCTAGGCATTGAGCACTGGGGCGCATTCGAACAGATCGACGACCTTCTCACAGATCTTGGCGCTGCGAGGGCTGACACCCATCTGGTGCTCGACCTGCGCGGCGACGCCGGCCCGTCATCCCGGATCGCGCTCAGCAGCACCTTGCAGACGCTCCAGTCACCCACCGAATGGAAGACGCTGACCATCGCGGCGACCGCAATGCCGCAAACCCCGCCGGCCGGCCACGGCATCCACGAGATTCCCCGTCAAGAGTGGCTCAACTACCGCGCGATCGTGGCCGGCGGCAGTTTCGGCGAGCGTCAGCCGACCTTCGGCGATTACGCGATCGCGTACCCGGATCCATTCGACGACGTCGACCCGCGGTTCATGCAGATCAGCGCGAAATTCAAGTACACCTGCGACGACAAATGGTTGCTCGGCAGAGGCGGCTTGTTCAAGGGAACGGGCGGCCGCGGCGGCGGCGGTGATTCCATCCGGCCGGTGGCCTCCGCCATCTCCGCGCACCCGGATTTCGCGATGCCCCACTGCACCGGCGAAGACTGGCTTCTTGCCGCCGCCGGCACCGGCCCTACCGGCAACCCTCAAACCTGGGTCAAGGTAGGCACTGCCCACCACCTTCTGCGAGTGCTCGTCCAGATCGGATCGATGTAG
- a CDS encoding NtaA/DmoA family FMN-dependent monooxygenase (This protein belongs to a clade of FMN-dependent monooxygenases, within a broader family of flavin-dependent oxidoreductases, the luciferase-like monooxygenase (LMM) family, some of whose members use coenzyme F420 rather than FMN.), with translation MSKPLKQIHLAAHFPGVNNTTVWSDPSSGSHIDFRSFVQFARSAERGKFDFMFLAEGLRLREQGGQIYDLDVVGRPDTFTVLAALAAVTEHLGLTGTINSTFNEPYEVARQFASLDHLSGGRAAWNVVTSWDAFTGENFRRGGYLPENQRYERAESFLAAAHTLFDSWRGDEVVADKERGVFLADADAGSFAYADAHFDISGRFNVPRSPQGRPVIFQAGDSDRGREFAAAAADAIFSRYGTLQEGQQFYADVKGRLAAYGRRHDQLLILPAATFVLGDTDAEAAELAQQVRLAQVSPATAIKFLEQLWNRDLSDHDPDGPLPTVDPIPGENTISRGRASVRMYRDPVATAHEWRAKAQAQNLTTRELIVEVTGRQNFIGSPATVAESINELVQADASDGFILVPHVTPGGLDPFVDSVVPLLQERGVFRTEYTGTTLRDHLGLGYPGGHDQLAGVAF, from the coding sequence ATGAGCAAGCCGCTCAAGCAGATTCACCTGGCCGCCCACTTCCCGGGGGTGAACAACACCACGGTGTGGAGTGATCCGTCCTCCGGCAGTCACATCGACTTCCGGTCCTTCGTGCAGTTCGCCCGCAGCGCCGAGCGCGGCAAGTTCGACTTCATGTTCCTGGCCGAGGGGTTGCGGCTGCGCGAGCAGGGCGGCCAGATCTACGATCTGGACGTGGTGGGCCGGCCCGACACCTTCACGGTGCTGGCTGCCCTGGCCGCGGTGACCGAACACCTCGGGCTGACCGGCACCATCAACTCGACGTTCAACGAACCGTATGAAGTGGCACGGCAATTCGCGTCGCTGGATCACCTGTCCGGGGGGCGGGCAGCGTGGAACGTGGTGACCTCCTGGGACGCGTTCACCGGCGAGAACTTCCGCCGCGGCGGCTACCTGCCGGAGAACCAGCGCTACGAGCGGGCCGAGAGCTTTCTGGCGGCCGCGCACACCCTGTTCGACTCCTGGCGCGGGGACGAGGTGGTGGCCGACAAGGAGCGGGGAGTGTTCCTGGCCGACGCCGATGCGGGGTCGTTTGCCTACGCCGACGCGCACTTCGACATCAGCGGTCGTTTCAACGTGCCGCGCAGCCCGCAGGGTCGCCCGGTGATCTTCCAGGCCGGTGATTCCGACCGCGGTCGCGAATTCGCCGCGGCCGCAGCCGATGCCATCTTCTCCCGGTACGGCACCTTGCAGGAGGGCCAGCAGTTCTATGCCGACGTCAAGGGTCGCCTGGCCGCGTACGGTCGCCGCCACGACCAGCTGTTGATCCTGCCGGCAGCGACGTTCGTGTTGGGTGACACCGACGCCGAGGCCGCCGAGCTGGCCCAGCAGGTCCGGCTGGCGCAGGTCTCGCCGGCCACGGCCATCAAGTTCCTCGAGCAGCTGTGGAACCGTGATCTGTCCGACCATGATCCGGACGGCCCGCTGCCCACGGTCGATCCCATCCCCGGGGAGAACACCATCTCCCGGGGCCGGGCCAGTGTGCGGATGTACCGCGATCCCGTCGCCACGGCCCACGAGTGGCGCGCCAAGGCGCAGGCCCAGAACCTGACCACCCGTGAGTTGATCGTCGAGGTGACCGGGCGGCAGAACTTCATCGGGTCGCCGGCGACGGTGGCCGAGTCCATCAACGAGTTGGTGCAGGCCGACGCCAGTGACGGGTTCATCCTGGTGCCGCACGTGACGCCCGGCGGGTTGGATCCGTTTGTCGACTCCGTGGTGCCGCTGCTGCAGGAGCGTGGCGTCTTCCGGACCGAGTACACCGGGACGACACTGCGTGATCACCTGGGGCTGGGGTACCCGGGCGGTCATGACCAACTCGCCGGAGTCGCATTCTGA
- a CDS encoding sce7726 family protein translates to MTNRAHLHPSQIDASTVCKMRDRDVRSALHAQLLEEHADELDSTRFVDELSLCGEVRVDVAVVNAALSGFELKSASDTLRRLPAQIDVYSRVLDYCTLVVAENHHDHAARAIPSWWGCTVAAWDGTKATLSEVTPARLNPTIDGYSLAQLLWRDETLAALERVGAARGVRSKPRTVLWQRLADAVEIDELRVLVREVLKYRQAWRPEATSIRSGRALAEGGGQCLP, encoded by the coding sequence ATGACCAACCGCGCCCATTTGCATCCGTCGCAGATCGACGCCAGTACGGTGTGCAAGATGCGGGACAGGGATGTGCGATCGGCGCTCCATGCGCAGTTGCTTGAGGAGCACGCCGACGAGCTCGATTCCACTCGGTTCGTCGACGAGCTGAGCTTATGCGGTGAGGTTCGCGTCGATGTCGCTGTCGTCAACGCCGCGCTGTCAGGGTTCGAATTGAAAAGCGCGTCGGATACCTTGCGGCGCCTCCCCGCTCAGATCGACGTGTATTCACGGGTGCTCGACTACTGCACCTTGGTCGTCGCCGAGAACCACCACGATCACGCGGCGCGGGCTATTCCCTCGTGGTGGGGGTGCACGGTCGCGGCATGGGACGGCACGAAGGCGACCTTGAGCGAGGTGACGCCCGCTCGACTCAACCCGACGATCGACGGCTACTCACTGGCGCAACTGCTGTGGCGTGATGAGACGTTGGCCGCTCTCGAGCGTGTCGGCGCCGCGCGCGGCGTCCGCAGCAAGCCTCGAACGGTGCTGTGGCAGCGTCTCGCCGACGCGGTAGAAATCGATGAGCTACGAGTGCTGGTGCGCGAGGTCCTGAAGTATCGGCAGGCGTGGCGTCCGGAAGCTACATCGATCCGATCTGGACGAGCACTCGCAGAAGGTGGTGGGCAGTGCCTACCTTGA
- a CDS encoding Clp protease N-terminal domain-containing protein, with translation MATSPAQNVVSLDTLIRTITTVHTDALDQLTDAVLAAEHLGDVADHLIGHFVDQARRSGASWTEIGASMGVTKQAAQKRFVPRGDTIDPNEGFTRFTPRAKAVVEAAQDLARAAGNPHITPEHLILGLLTDTDALATRLLLAQHVHPDAVRAQVTLPDGTGETLELVPFDAAARKALELTFREALRLGHNYIGTEHLLLALLESEDAAGPLHRAGIDKGRVETDLVTVLESLSKS, from the coding sequence ATGGCTACTTCGCCCGCGCAGAACGTCGTCAGCCTCGACACGCTGATCCGAACCATCACGACCGTGCACACCGACGCCCTCGACCAACTCACCGACGCAGTGCTGGCCGCCGAGCACCTGGGCGACGTGGCCGATCATCTGATCGGGCACTTCGTCGATCAGGCCCGCCGCTCCGGGGCCTCCTGGACCGAGATCGGCGCCAGCATGGGCGTCACCAAGCAGGCCGCGCAGAAACGGTTCGTCCCCCGCGGCGACACCATCGATCCGAACGAGGGATTCACCAGGTTCACCCCGCGCGCCAAGGCCGTGGTGGAGGCCGCCCAGGATCTCGCCCGCGCAGCCGGCAACCCGCACATCACACCCGAGCACCTGATTCTCGGCCTGCTGACCGACACCGACGCGCTGGCCACCCGGCTGCTGCTGGCCCAGCACGTCCACCCCGACGCAGTACGCGCACAGGTCACCCTGCCGGACGGCACCGGTGAGACGCTGGAACTGGTCCCCTTCGATGCCGCCGCCCGCAAGGCCCTGGAGTTGACCTTCCGCGAAGCACTGCGACTGGGGCACAACTACATCGGCACCGAACACCTGCTGTTGGCCCTGCTGGAATCCGAGGACGCCGCCGGTCCCCTGCACCGCGCCGGCATCGACAAGGGCCGGGTGGAGACCGACCTCGTCACCGTGCTGGAATCGCTGTCCAAGAGCTGA
- a CDS encoding LLM class flavin-dependent oxidoreductase: MPVLPGRRERRGEPTVLNLAVALDGAGWHPAAWRRPEARPAELFTARYWADLVAEAERGLLDFATIEDGLTLQTEGPVPTDRVRGRLDAVLIAARVAPLTRHIGLVPTVIATHTEPFHASKAIGTLDYVSTGRAGVRVQVAPSAAAAAHFGRREVQRELLLEEAGDYIEVLRRLWDSWEDDAEIRDVSTGRFIDRDKLHYIDFDGRWFSVKGPSITPRPLQGQPIVAALAHAEPAFRLAATGADVAFITPHDAGELAATAARLAQLRPPDLDPVRVFADLVVFLGDTAEAAIARRRALEDVVGAEYVSDAEVFVGTPGELADLVAAWHAAGAHGFRLRPATLPHDLVQITGELVPQLQRRGLFRDSYPGATLRDSLGLGRPANRYAASQEPR; the protein is encoded by the coding sequence ATGCCGGTGTTGCCCGGAAGACGCGAACGAAGGGGAGAACCCACCGTGCTCAACCTCGCTGTGGCCTTGGACGGTGCGGGCTGGCACCCGGCCGCCTGGCGTCGACCCGAAGCGCGCCCGGCGGAACTGTTCACCGCCCGCTACTGGGCAGACCTGGTGGCCGAAGCAGAACGCGGACTGCTGGACTTCGCCACCATCGAGGACGGTCTGACGCTGCAGACCGAAGGCCCGGTGCCCACCGACCGGGTGCGCGGTCGCCTCGATGCCGTACTGATCGCCGCCCGGGTGGCGCCGCTGACCCGCCACATCGGCCTGGTCCCCACCGTGATCGCCACCCACACCGAGCCATTCCACGCCTCCAAGGCCATCGGCACCCTGGACTACGTGAGCACCGGGCGGGCCGGAGTGCGGGTGCAGGTGGCGCCCAGCGCGGCCGCCGCCGCGCACTTCGGCCGCAGGGAGGTTCAACGCGAGTTGCTGCTGGAGGAGGCCGGCGACTACATCGAGGTGCTGCGCCGGCTCTGGGACAGCTGGGAGGACGACGCCGAGATCCGCGACGTCAGCACCGGGCGGTTCATCGATCGGGACAAGCTGCACTACATCGATTTCGACGGCCGGTGGTTCTCGGTCAAGGGACCGTCCATCACCCCGCGGCCACTTCAGGGCCAGCCGATCGTGGCGGCCCTGGCGCACGCCGAACCGGCCTTCCGGCTGGCGGCAACCGGGGCCGACGTCGCCTTCATCACTCCCCACGATGCCGGCGAGCTGGCCGCCACGGCCGCCCGCCTGGCCCAGCTGCGGCCCCCGGATCTCGACCCGGTCCGGGTGTTCGCCGATCTGGTGGTGTTCCTGGGCGACACCGCCGAAGCCGCAATTGCACGCCGCCGTGCCCTCGAGGATGTGGTGGGCGCCGAGTATGTCAGCGACGCCGAGGTTTTCGTGGGCACGCCGGGGGAGCTTGCCGACCTGGTGGCGGCCTGGCACGCCGCGGGCGCGCACGGTTTCCGGCTGCGCCCGGCGACGCTGCCGCACGACCTGGTGCAGATCACCGGCGAGCTGGTGCCGCAGCTGCAGCGGCGCGGGTTGTTCCGCGACAGCTATCCCGGTGCGACTCTGCGGGATTCGCTGGGATTGGGCCGGCCCGCCAACCGATACGCCGCGTCGCAGGAGCCCCGATGA
- a CDS encoding polyketide cyclase yields MTDRIEVQRRIAAPAAEIFALLCDPQGHVAIDSSGMLQGASGERAQQVGDEFVVHMDRESLNDFPELGRYDVTVQITEFEQDALIAWTILGRVRPQIGHVYGYRLEPDDVEPDNATVVTSFYDWSTIEQSWRDAGIFPVISELALRATLGILDRTVRRGYPRG; encoded by the coding sequence ATGACCGATCGGATCGAGGTGCAGCGGCGGATAGCCGCTCCGGCCGCCGAGATCTTCGCCCTGCTGTGTGATCCGCAGGGCCATGTCGCCATCGACTCATCCGGCATGCTGCAGGGCGCCTCGGGTGAGCGGGCCCAGCAGGTGGGCGATGAGTTCGTGGTCCACATGGATCGAGAGTCGCTCAACGACTTCCCAGAATTGGGCCGCTATGACGTGACCGTACAGATCACCGAGTTCGAGCAGGATGCCCTGATCGCCTGGACCATCCTGGGCAGGGTCCGGCCGCAGATCGGACACGTCTACGGCTACCGGCTGGAACCCGACGACGTGGAACCGGACAACGCCACTGTGGTCACGTCGTTCTACGACTGGTCCACGATCGAGCAATCCTGGCGCGACGCAGGCATCTTCCCGGTGATCTCCGAACTTGCGCTGCGCGCGACGCTCGGCATCCTGGACCGCACGGTGCGACGGGGTTACCCCCGCGGCTGA
- a CDS encoding aminotransferase class I/II-fold pyridoxal phosphate-dependent enzyme translates to MTNSPESHSDQDRTPLLDAVADYHRRRRYGFTPPGHRQGRGVDPRVIDVLGRDAFRNDLLAGSGVDDRRSSNGFLARAEHLMAAAVGADAAFFSTCGSSLSVKAAMMAVAGHDGGLLLSRDSHKSVVAGLIFSGLQPHWVNPQWDARHHISHPPSPEQVDEAWQRHPDAAGALIVSPSPYGTCADIAGIAEVCHRRGKPLIIDEAWGAHLPFHEDLPTWAMDAGADVCVVSVHKMGAGFEQGSVFHVQGDLVHRDRLSACADLLMTTSPNVLVYSALDGWRRQMVQHGHDLLGSALGLARQVRGAIDEIEGATVLEEQLLGAQASHDLDRLQVLIDVSETGTSGYQAGDWLRAQRGLDVGMSDHGRILATVSFADDEETAERLVTALHDWATVSQSFEKPPQIRLLAPQEIELESVALPRDAFFGATENVAADSAAGRIAAEQITPYPPGIPVVVPGERLTQPVIDYLRSGLAAGMVVPDPADTTLETFRVVA, encoded by the coding sequence ATGACCAACTCGCCGGAGTCGCATTCTGATCAGGACCGGACTCCGCTGCTGGACGCCGTGGCCGACTACCACCGACGCCGGCGCTACGGGTTCACCCCGCCCGGGCATCGACAGGGCCGGGGAGTCGACCCGCGGGTGATCGACGTGCTGGGCCGCGACGCGTTCCGCAATGACCTGCTGGCCGGCAGCGGTGTGGACGACCGCCGGTCCAGCAACGGATTCCTCGCACGCGCAGAACACTTGATGGCCGCCGCGGTGGGCGCCGACGCGGCGTTCTTCTCCACCTGCGGCAGCTCGCTGTCGGTGAAGGCGGCGATGATGGCGGTGGCCGGCCACGACGGCGGCCTGCTGCTGAGCCGCGACAGCCACAAGTCCGTGGTGGCGGGACTCATCTTCTCCGGTCTGCAGCCGCACTGGGTGAATCCGCAGTGGGATGCCCGCCACCACATCTCCCATCCGCCGTCCCCGGAACAGGTGGACGAGGCCTGGCAGCGGCACCCGGACGCGGCGGGGGCACTGATCGTCAGCCCCAGCCCCTACGGCACCTGCGCGGACATCGCCGGCATCGCCGAGGTGTGTCACCGGCGCGGCAAGCCGCTGATCATCGACGAGGCCTGGGGCGCTCACCTGCCGTTCCACGAGGACCTGCCGACCTGGGCGATGGATGCCGGGGCCGACGTCTGCGTGGTGAGCGTGCACAAGATGGGCGCAGGCTTCGAGCAGGGTTCGGTGTTCCACGTCCAGGGTGACCTGGTGCACCGCGACCGGCTCTCTGCCTGCGCCGACCTGCTGATGACCACCAGTCCCAACGTGCTGGTGTACTCCGCCCTCGACGGTTGGCGCCGTCAGATGGTGCAGCACGGCCACGATCTGCTGGGCTCTGCGCTCGGGTTGGCCAGGCAGGTGCGCGGCGCGATCGACGAGATCGAGGGCGCCACCGTGCTTGAGGAGCAGCTGCTGGGGGCGCAGGCGTCCCATGACCTCGACCGGCTGCAGGTGTTGATCGACGTGTCGGAGACCGGCACCTCGGGCTATCAGGCCGGCGATTGGCTGCGCGCCCAGCGTGGACTGGATGTCGGGATGTCCGATCACGGCCGCATCCTGGCCACCGTGTCGTTCGCCGACGACGAGGAGACCGCCGAGCGGCTGGTGACGGCGCTGCACGATTGGGCCACCGTGTCGCAGAGTTTCGAGAAACCGCCGCAGATCCGGCTGTTGGCACCGCAGGAGATCGAACTGGAGTCGGTAGCGCTGCCGCGGGATGCGTTCTTCGGCGCCACCGAGAATGTCGCGGCGGACTCGGCGGCCGGGCGGATCGCCGCCGAGCAGATCACGCCCTACCCGCCCGGAATCCCGGTGGTGGTGCCGGGGGAGCGGCTCACCCAGCCGGTGATCGACTATCTGCGGTCGGGGCTGGCGGCGGGCATGGTGGTGCCGGATCCGGCGGACACGACGCTGGAGACGTTCCGCGTGGTGGCCTGA